Part of the Sinomonas atrocyanea genome is shown below.
CCTCGCCCTCGGCGTGGACCCCACGTGGGCCCTCGTCGTGAGCCAGGCGGTCCTGAGCTTCGGGATCCCGTTCGCCCTCGTCCCGCTCATCCGGCTCAGCACCCAGGCCGCCGTGGTCGGCGAGCACACGCTGCGGCCGCCGCTGGTGGTCGCCGCCTGGCTCAGCGCGGCGCTGGTCATCGTGCTCAACGTCGCCCTGCTCTGGCTCACGGCCGGCCCCCTGCTCGGACGGTAGGGTGGATGGCGTGAAGAGCCAGCTCTCCTCCTCCACCGAGGACTACGTGAAGACGATCTATGCCTTCACCGAGTGGCAGGACGCCCCCATCACGTCCTCGCAGCTCGCGGCACGGCTCGGCGTGGCGAACTCGTCGGTGTCCGAGATGGTGCGCAAGCTCAAGGACCTCGGCCTCGTGGACCACCGCCCGTACGGCGCGGTGCGGCTCACCCAGGAGGGCCGGCGCGTGGCGCTCACCATGGTCCGGCGGCACCGCCTCCTCGAGACCTTCCTGGTCAGCGAGCTGGGCTACAGCTGGGACGAGGTCCACGTCGAGGCCGAGCTGCTCGAGCACGCGGTCTCCGACCTCTTCGTCGAGCGCCTGGCCGCCAAGCTCGGCAACCCTGCCCGCGATCCCCACGGGGACCCGATCCCGACGGCGGAGGGGACCGTGCCCCGCATCGACGCCCACCGCCTCAGCGAGCTCGATCCCGGCCACACGGGACGGATCGCCCGGATCAGCGACGAGAACCCGGATCTGCTCCGCTACCTCGCCCAGGAGAGGATCTCCCTCGACACGGACGTGACGGTGGTGCGGCGCAAGCCGTTCGGCGGCCCGCTCGTGGTCCGCATCGACGAGGGCGACGGCTCGCGCGACTTCGACGTTGCCGACGAGGTGGCCGGAGCGGTGTGGGTCCGGAACGGGCCGCCCCACGCGGGCTGTGCCCTCGAGCCCGGCTCCTAGTACTTCCGCTGGAGCCAGAACGCGAGCACCGTATCGGCCAGCGCCAGCACCGCCAGGACGAGGCCCAGCGGCTGCCCGCAGGCCGCGGCGGCCAGCCCCGCCGCCGCGAACGCGGCCAGGCCCACGAGCGGGCGCCGGGGCCAGGAGATCCTCCGCCGCGCCTTCGGCGCCATGAACAGGCCCCACGCGACCGCGAAGGCGCCGGCCAGGACCAAGCCCGCGACGGCACCGCCTGCCGCGGGGGCCAGCCTGCTGCCGATGTACCAGAACGCACCGAGGGCGGCGACCTCGAGGAGGAACGCGAGCGCCGCGTGCAGCATCCCCCACGGGCCGCCTGGCGCCTCGGGGCCCGGTGCGGCGGGCCGGCGGCTGTCCCGGCGGCGCGTGGCATCAGAGGTCATGGCTGTCCCTCCCAGAACGTGTTCGGTCCCCCCGTGCCCTGATCCTAGCCGCGGGGATGCCCACCGCAGAGGTCGCCGCGGCGGCGGCGAGCAGGAGCGCCGTCGCCGCAGCCCCGCGGCGGAAGCCCACGTCGTCGAGCACCCCTCCGACGATCGCCCCCGAAGCGGCGATCGCCACGAGGGACGCGATGCGCGCGGCGGCGTTGTTCACCGCGGAGCCCACGCCCTCCGACCCGGCGGGCACGGCCCCGAGGACGGTCGAGGTGAGCGGGGCGACCATGACCGCGAGGCCGAGCCCCAGGAGCACCATGGGCCCGAAGACGTCCCGCCAGTACGCCAGCGGCGGCGCGGCGAGGGCGAGCCACACGAAGCCCGCGGCAGCGGTGGCCGGACCGGCGGCCATCGGCAGCCGCGGACCAGTGCGCCCGGTCAGCCGGGCCACCGTGCCCGAGAGCAGGAGCATCGGCACCGTGGCGGGCAGCATGCCGACGCCGGCCGCGAACGCCGTCAGGCCCATCCGCTGCTGGAGGTAGAGGCCCACGAGGAACGCACCGAGCCC
Proteins encoded:
- a CDS encoding metal-dependent transcriptional regulator, producing the protein MKSQLSSSTEDYVKTIYAFTEWQDAPITSSQLAARLGVANSSVSEMVRKLKDLGLVDHRPYGAVRLTQEGRRVALTMVRRHRLLETFLVSELGYSWDEVHVEAELLEHAVSDLFVERLAAKLGNPARDPHGDPIPTAEGTVPRIDAHRLSELDPGHTGRIARISDENPDLLRYLAQERISLDTDVTVVRRKPFGGPLVVRIDEGDGSRDFDVADEVAGAVWVRNGPPHAGCALEPGS
- a CDS encoding YrdB family protein, yielding MTSDATRRRDSRRPAAPGPEAPGGPWGMLHAALAFLLEVAALGAFWYIGSRLAPAAGGAVAGLVLAGAFAVAWGLFMAPKARRRISWPRRPLVGLAAFAAAGLAAAACGQPLGLVLAVLALADTVLAFWLQRKY